A portion of the Vitis riparia cultivar Riparia Gloire de Montpellier isolate 1030 unplaced genomic scaffold, EGFV_Vit.rip_1.0 scaffold674_pilon_pilon, whole genome shotgun sequence genome contains these proteins:
- the LOC117910257 gene encoding cyanogenic beta-glucosidase-like, translating to MAAANWSTEWPLKVPLLFCALVLVLSFAHCHGVKPSVMFSRHNFPPGFTFGAASSAYQYEGAAHLRGKSIWDTFTAKYPEKISDQSTGDVAIDFYHKYKEDIQLLKFLGMDALRFSISWTRVLPTGRVSGGVSKDGVQFYNNVINELLANGLKPFVTLFHWDLPQAC from the exons GAATGGCCACTCAAGGTCCCTCTTCTCTTCTGTGCCCTTGTCCTAGTCCTCTCCTTTGCCCATTGCCATGGCGTAAAGCCCTCGGTTATGTTCAGCAGACATAACTTTCCACCCGGTTTTACTTTTGGAGCAGCCTCATCAGCCTACCAG TATGAAGGAGCAGCACATCTTAGAGGCAAGAGTATCTGGGACACCTTCACTGCAAAATATCCAg AAAAGATCTCGGACCAGTCAACAGGAGATGTAGCCAttgatttttatcataaatataag GAGGACATTCAACTACTGAAGTTCTTGGGTATGGATGCCCTTAGATTCTCCATCTCCTGGACTAGAGTACTACCAA CTGGAAGAGTTAGCGGGGGAGTGAGCAAGGACGGTGTCCAATTTTACAACAACGTCATCAATGAGCTCTTAGCGAATG GGTTGAAGCCCTTTGTGACTTTATTCCATTGGGATCTCCCGCAAGCATGTTGA